In Pirellulales bacterium, one DNA window encodes the following:
- a CDS encoding ATP-binding cassette domain-containing protein: MIHVSNLTKHYADLRRGSFVALGGISFDAVPGQIYGLLGPNGAGKTTALRILSTVLRPTSGTATVNGFDVVTQPSLVRRQIGFMSANTGIYDRMTAWEMVEYFGRLYGMQPEPLAERMERLFDVLKMNEIRDRLGSKMSSGMRQKVSIARAIVHDPPVVIFDEATAGLDVLVARALLKTVADLRDHLKCVLFSTHIMREAEKLCDRIAIVHRGHILAEGTLPHLRDTYQESDLEELFFRLISQHDAARDEGRGARGEEVGQEEIL, translated from the coding sequence ATGATCCACGTCAGCAATCTCACGAAGCACTATGCCGATTTGCGGCGCGGGAGCTTTGTTGCCCTGGGAGGCATCAGCTTCGACGCCGTGCCCGGCCAGATCTATGGCTTGCTCGGCCCGAATGGCGCCGGCAAGACCACGGCCCTGCGGATTTTGAGCACCGTGCTTCGCCCCACCAGTGGAACCGCCACCGTCAACGGTTTCGACGTCGTCACTCAGCCGTCTCTGGTGCGGCGGCAAATCGGTTTCATGTCTGCGAACACGGGCATCTACGACCGAATGACGGCCTGGGAAATGGTCGAATATTTCGGCCGCCTCTACGGCATGCAGCCCGAGCCGCTCGCAGAGCGGATGGAGCGACTGTTCGACGTGCTCAAGATGAACGAAATTCGCGACCGGCTCGGCTCGAAAATGTCGAGCGGGATGCGGCAGAAAGTGTCGATTGCCCGGGCCATCGTCCACGATCCGCCGGTCGTGATCTTCGACGAAGCGACCGCCGGGCTGGATGTGCTCGTGGCGCGGGCGCTGCTAAAAACCGTCGCCGACCTTCGCGATCATTTGAAGTGCGTTCTATTTTCCACCCACATCATGCGTGAAGCGGAAAAGCTTTGCGATCGGATTGCGATCGTTCATCGTGGCCACATCCTTGCCGAAGGCACGCTGCCGCATTTGCGAGACACCTACCAGGAATCGGACCTCGAAGAGCTGTTTTTTCGCCTAATTTCGCAACATGACGCAGCGAGGGACGAGGGCCGAGGGGCGAGGGGCGAGGAAGTCGGACAGGAAGAAATCCTATGA
- a CDS encoding formylmethanofuran dehydrogenase subunit C — translation MPLQLKCTAASRLPIDFAGIIPERIRGHSLAEIERTEIFCGNRRLPLVELFSVAGESADGGIHLTGDLSSVHGIGCGMTQGVIRIEGSAGRHLGAEMRGGRIDVFGDAGDWAGAEMRGGAIHVHGNVADHAAGAFPGSLRGMTGGELLVAGNAGDNAGTAMRRGLVAIGGSAGDGLGSRMIAGTIIVGGQCGRHAGAAMRRGTIVLMNPASNGAMQLLPTFVRANQWNPPFLRLLLVNLQSAGFVQAERWIDSDYIVHHGDQLALNRGEILVRV, via the coding sequence ATGCCATTGCAATTGAAGTGTACTGCCGCCTCCCGACTTCCGATCGATTTTGCGGGGATAATTCCCGAGCGGATTCGCGGGCATTCGCTTGCGGAAATTGAGCGAACCGAAATCTTCTGCGGCAATCGGCGATTGCCGCTCGTCGAATTATTCTCCGTTGCCGGCGAATCCGCCGACGGTGGGATTCATTTGACGGGCGATCTGTCGAGCGTGCATGGCATCGGATGCGGAATGACGCAGGGCGTGATCCGCATCGAAGGTAGCGCCGGACGGCATCTGGGAGCCGAGATGCGCGGCGGCAGGATCGATGTTTTCGGCGACGCCGGCGATTGGGCCGGCGCGGAAATGCGGGGTGGCGCGATCCACGTCCATGGCAATGTGGCCGATCACGCGGCCGGGGCTTTTCCCGGCAGCCTCCGCGGCATGACCGGCGGCGAATTGCTCGTTGCAGGCAATGCCGGCGATAACGCCGGCACGGCGATGCGGCGCGGACTGGTGGCCATCGGCGGATCGGCCGGCGACGGCCTCGGTTCGCGGATGATCGCCGGCACGATCATCGTCGGCGGCCAATGCGGCCGGCACGCCGGCGCCGCCATGCGCCGCGGCACGATCGTGCTCATGAATCCAGCAAGCAACGGCGCGATGCAGCTATTGCCGACGTTCGTTCGAGCGAACCAATGGAACCCTCCGTTCCTTCGGCTGCTGCTTGTGAATCTCCAGAGCGCCGGTTTTGTGCAAGCCGAGCGATGGATCGACTCGGATTACATCGTTCACCACGGCGACCAGTTGGCCCTGAACCGGGGCGAGATTCTCGTTCGAGTGTAG